The DNA segment TGAATGTGCTCGGCGGTGATCAGCTGAGCATGCTGCGCGAATCCTTGGATGAGGTGCGACGCAATTTCGCCGGGTTGGTGATCGGCAACCAGGGCACTCACTTTTCCGCCGGAGCGAATCTCTTGCTGCTCACCACTCAAATTCAGAATCAGGAGTGGGATGAAATCGACTTGAGCATTCGACGCTTTCAGAAAGCCACCAGTTCCCTGCGCCAGTTTGAAAAGCCGGTGGTGGGCGCCTGTCACGGCTATACCTTGGGTGGCGGATGCGAGTTGAGCATGGGATGCGACCACTTGATCGCATCGGCCGAGACCTACATGGGCTTGCCGGAGGTAGGGGTCGGGCTGATTCCCGCGGCTCACGGCACCAAGGAGATGCTCATCCGGTGTACCGAGCATATCCCCCGCACCGAGGACGTGGATTACTTCCCCGGTGTGCGGTTCGCCTGGGAGACCGCGGGCATGGCCAAAGTCTCGACCAGCGCCGCCGAAGCCGCGCGGCTGCGGTATTTGCGTTCCAGTGAGGCGACGGTGGTGTTGAACAAGGATTGGCTCATCGGCGAGGCGAAATCGAAGGTCTTGCGGATGGTGGCGGACAACTATCGGCCTCGCCCTCAGCGAACCGATATTCCGGCCATCGGGCAATCGGGCCTGGGCATGTTCCGCATGATCCTGCATCAGATGCGCGAGGCAGGACAGATCAGCGATCATGACCGCAAGATCGGCACCAAGCTGGCTCACGTGTTGTGCGGTGGCGATTTGAGCACGCTGCACTATGTTTCTGAGCAGTACATCATGGATCTGGAGCGGGAAGCCTTCCTCAGCCTCTGCGGCGAGCCGAAGAGCCTGGAGCGCATCAAGCACACGCTGAAAACCGGCAAACCTTTGCGAAACTAATTATGAGGGAAGTGTTCATTGTCTCCGCCGCCCGAACTCCCATCGGGAAGGCTCCCAACGGAAAGCTGCGAACGGTCCGTCCGGACGATCTGGCGGCCCTGACGATTCGTGATGTCCTGCGCCGGGTTCCGGGCGTCAGCCCGGACCTCATCGACGATGTGATTCTAGGTTGCGCCATGCCAGAGGGTTCCCAGGGCATGAATATTGGCCGCATCGCGGTTCAGCGCGCCGGCTTGCCTGAGACTGTTCCGGGCGTGACGGTCAATCGCTTTTGCGCCTCCGGACTCGAGGCCATCGCCATCGGGGCGCAGCGGATCTTGAGCGGCATGGCGGAGATCGTTATTGCCGGCGGCACGGAGAGCATGAGCCAGGTGCCCATGGGGGGGTATAAGATGTCGCCCAACCCGCAGTTGGTAACGGATCTTCCCGACGCCTACCTGGCCATGGGGCTGACGGCGGAGAACGTCTCCACCAAATTCGGTGTGTCCCGGCCGGATCAGGACGCGTTCTCTTTCCAGAGCCATCAAAAGGCCTTGGCTGCCATCGATGCCGGTAAGTTCAAGGATGAGATCGTCCCGGTAGCGGTGCGCGAGGTTTCGCTCGATGAGCAGGGCAAGCGGAAGGTGACCGAGTTCACGGTCGATACCGATGAAGGGCCGCGACGCGACACCTCGCTCGAGAAGTTGGGTGTGTTGCGGCCTGCCTTCAATCCGCGTGGAACGGTGACCGCAGGAAACGCGTCGCAACGAAGCGATGGCGCCGCCTCGGTTTTGCTAGTCTCTGGCG comes from the Verrucomicrobiales bacterium genome and includes:
- a CDS encoding acetyl-CoA C-acyltransferase — its product is MREVFIVSAARTPIGKAPNGKLRTVRPDDLAALTIRDVLRRVPGVSPDLIDDVILGCAMPEGSQGMNIGRIAVQRAGLPETVPGVTVNRFCASGLEAIAIGAQRILSGMAEIVIAGGTESMSQVPMGGYKMSPNPQLVTDLPDAYLAMGLTAENVSTKFGVSRPDQDAFSFQSHQKALAAIDAGKFKDEIVPVAVREVSLDEQGKRKVTEFTVDTDEGPRRDTSLEKLGVLRPAFNPRGTVTAGNASQRSDGAASVLLVSGEKLKALGLKPMGRFVAYAVGGVAPGIMGIGPVAAIPKALKLAGLKLADIDLIELNEAFAAQALAVIRELGIDAARVNVNGGAIALGHPLGATGAKLTVSILNELHRRQSRYGLITMCVGGGMGGAGIVERL